The DNA window CACGGTCGCGGAGGGAGGGGCGACGCCGGTCACGGCCCTTCTGCCGCCGGAGTTCCGCGGCTGGTTCGCGGTCGGACGGCTCGACAAGGAGTCCGAGGGCCTTCTGCTCTTTTCGGACGACCCGGTCTTCGCGCAGCGCCTCATGGACCCCGGCGGCGTCGCGAAGGTGTACGAGGTCGTCGTCGAGGGGTTCCCGGACGACGCAGCCCTCGCCCCGATGCGCGCGGGCGGGGTCGAGCTCGACGGGCGCACGCTCCGCCCCGTCGAGGTGACGCGCATCGGAAAGGCGCCGCGCGGGGGCACGCGTTTCCGGGTCGTCCTGCACGAGGGCGTCAACCGCGAAATCCGCCGCCTCTTCCGCGCGGCGGGGCACAAGGTGCGGCGCCTGAGACGCGTCGCCGTCGGACCGCTCGAGCTCGGAGAAATCAAGGCGGGGGAGGGAAGAGAGATTTCTTCGAGTGAAAGAGAGCGGCTGCAGGCGG is part of the Acidobacteriota bacterium genome and encodes:
- a CDS encoding rRNA pseudouridine synthase; its protein translation is MSFPRVLAFHKPRGVVCSTVAEGGATPVTALLPPEFRGWFAVGRLDKESEGLLLFSDDPVFAQRLMDPGGVAKVYEVVVEGFPDDAALAPMRAGGVELDGRTLRPVEVTRIGKAPRGGTRFRVVLHEGVNREIRRLFRAAGHKVRRLRRVAVGPLELGEIKAGEGREISSSERERLQAAVERGARPGAARTRRPDSPG